The Ornithorhynchus anatinus isolate Pmale09 chromosome 11, mOrnAna1.pri.v4, whole genome shotgun sequence genomic interval CTTGGCCAGGCGGCATCTTCCTTCGTGTCTTTTTCTTTGCTTCTGAAAAAGACACTTCGGTTGAATCCGACTGCTTATTTAACTTTCATCTCAGAAACGTTGCTGACTTGAGACGAGACAACTTTTCCATCGACCAACTCCTCTACAATAGTTTTGGTCACTCTAGTCTTGTTGGCATctgaaaaagaaagaatgaagCAATCAGAAGTTGGAAATAAGACCAAGTATTACGTCGCCAAAAAGGCGAATTTCAACTGTGTGCGTGttcatatgtacaaatatatatatatatatatatatgtagtccCACACAAATAATTACAGCTCTATTTAAGAACTGTATTTCCTAGAGTATATGTTAGATGGCTGAAATACAGCTGGAACTTTTCAGTGTGACCACCGAAGTATTGATTCTTTATCCCGCCAAGCTGAATAAAGAGAACCAAAAAGAGGGAGCAGTTTATTATATTAATTACCTCTTCCTTGTCCTACTCTTGAGTCAACCACCACGGAGCTCCTGGATCCTCCTCCCAGAGAACTGGAAGTGGAACTGGAAGCCAAGCCAGAACCACTGGAGAAAAAAGACAAACGATTTGGTCGTTATATTAAAAATGCCCTAGACATTTGCAGAAAATAGCTCCTTCCAAGGCAAAACTCGTTTTCTCCTACACCACACCAGACACTTAGCTCTTCCTTCTCTGGAAAGTGAAGGCtattcatctctcctcctttcctcagttGCTCTGTACCTTAAGGAAAGGGTACTCCGTACCCTAACGATTCAGGGAATTTCGTTTGACAGTTTTCGCTCACCCTGCCTCTCCGTCGAGAAGGCGGCGGTAGGTCTCGATCTCCATCTCCAGGCGGGTCTTGATGTTCAGGAGCTGTTCGTACTCAGCGTTCTGGCATTCGGTCTCGCCCCGGATCTGGCAGATCTGCTCCTCCAGACTGCTGATCTGGTGCTGAATCTGGGAGAGCTGCATAACGTAGCCGGATTCTGTCTCTGCCAAGGTGCCTTCCAGGGAGCTTTTCTAAGAGTAAATGGAAGCACAGAACAAATTGGAATTGTCTGTGAAGTAATAGATTAGGGCGAAAGTCTTTGGAACaataaaaagaataaataattataactgtATTTATCAAGAACACACTATGTCCTAAacgctacatagtaagtgctggggcagttcaAAAATAAGCAGGTCAgaaacaatccttgtcccacatggggctcccagtctaagaagcaaTAGAAGCTGCCTGATTTAACTCTCAGTTGTGCCATTTTGTTCCCTGACCGTCTTTCATTTCTTGAAAACTATCGATGCGCCGTGGTGTTTCTTCTTTCGGTTGGAATGCTTCTAAAGTTCTCATTTCTATTGCAAGTGATAGGTATTTGGTAGCGGCAGTTTGAAAACCGTGTCCCTATGGAACCATCTAGCGACCCACAAGATTGTGAATTCAAAATGAATTCCTTTTTTTGCGTTTTGAAATTAAGAATCTTGAAAACCGGTGGCATATACCATGGTCATGAGGGACTGGAGCTCAATCTGCAGAGCTTGGAGGGTGCGTTTCAGTTCCGTTATCTCGCTCTTGGCCGAACTGGCAGCCCCGACATCGGTGGAGATCTGGGCGTGCAGCGAAGCGCTCTGCAAATGAAAGTGAAGTACATTCAAATCATTGGTCATGCATAAAGTTAATCGACAGTGACACGGTTATGCTTTCTGAGAATTTATTGCTGACGGTTTACCTGCTTATTGAACTGGTCTTCGGCCTCTTTGCGATTCTGCTCAGCCAGAGCCTCGTATTGGGCACGCATGTCGTTGAGCAGCTTGGTCAGGTCGGTTCCCGGAGCGGCGTTCATCTCCACGGTCACGTCCCCGCCGGAGCTTCCCTGCATACCCTTCAGTTCCTGGAGAGGAAGAGCGTTTTGGTAGAAATCAGATGGAAAATGATCGGACAGCCGAGTCACCTCCCCCGAAGTAAGATGAGAATCAGAAATGCTTCTCATAGGGCGTCGGAGGTTCACTCGGACGGGTTATTTTCTACCGAGTTAAACGAGGAGGAAAATCGTATGGTCTCAACTGCCCAAATGGGGGTGTCCCTACCTCCTCGTGATTCTTCTTGAGGTAAGCCAGCTCTTCGGTCAGGGATTCGATCTCCATCTCCAGGTCAGATCTGGTCATGGTCAGGTCGTCGAGGACTTTACGCAGACCATTGATATCGGCCTCCACGCTCTGGCGCAGGTACAGTTCATTCTCGTACCTGAAACGGGTTGTAGTAAATGAATGAGCACTTATCCGAACAAGCCATCTCTTACAGGATAAGTTCCAGTGGAGGGAAAATAAAGAAGAGCATCTGTTCCGGTCAAAAACACCCGTACGTTCGTTCGGTCAGAAAAACATCAGGCGCTTTAACAGGACGATTGAGAAGTGAGTTTTCTAAGGAAAAATCAAAGAACTGAATACAGTTTCTATTCGCTTGAAATTTTATGTCTGGTAAGGCTCTCCCCTCTACCTTCGTTTTTTTGTAGTGATTTTTGGGCAATTTTGTTTCTTCAATATTGACTTGgcgtgggggtgggtggaaggaggggaggactcTAGAATGGTCCCTCAAGTCTATTTAGCGGTGACACTTTATCCTCTTACAATCATCAAAGTTCATTAATGGCTTACTTCAGTCTGAAGTCATCAGCGGCCAACCTGGCGTTGTCAATCTGTAAAACCATCCCGGCGTTGTCAATTGTAGCAGCCATGATCTGCAAAATTGAAGATAGGGTAAAGAATGTTAGTACTGTAGTTACTCTAAATGTGTATTTACATTTGTATTATGTTATATATTATcattctatccctctagactgtaagctcactgtgggcgggaaatatgtctgttatattgttgtgttgtcctctcccaagcgcttgattcagtaccctgcacacggtaagcactcagtgaaaacAATCGACCGATTGACCGCTATTTACTTCAAAGATAGGAGGActgattgcagcgtggctcagtggaaagagcacgggcttgggagtcagaggtcatgagttcgaatgccggctctgccacttgtcagctgtgtgactgtgggcaagtcacttaacttctctgtgcctcagttacctcatccgtaaaatggggattcaccgggagccgcacgtgggacaacttcattaccctgtatccaccccagcgcttagaacagtgcttggcacatagtaagcgcttaacaaataccaacattattttcattGTGACCGGTGTCTCTGGCATACGTTTTCTCTGAGAAAACTACATTGACAAGAACACTGGTGCAGAGTAGCCATTGAAGAATTACGTGGCTTTCCCATTTAGTATATTGTGACCGTatgtgaaaagagagagagagattgaaccTAAATAAGTTGTGACTTTTTCAAGGCCATTCCATTTGtccagggaagaaaaaggaataaGCTTACCTAACCTGGCTGGATACAGGTCAGAACTTTCAGCGAATATTGTGAGGTGCTTTTAGCCTGTTTTAATAGCGGAAGTGACTCTAAGCAATATAGAATTATAAATCTTGGCAAAGACAGCACAGGGACCCCTTCAGCCTTGCCCAGAGTGAAGTAAATCTTCTGCTAGTTTTGGAATGGAGACAGATGACCATAAAAGCCATCGGGTCGAAGGATGCTTTAGTGCGTCACAGAAATGCTGCTGCTGTGACTTAAAACCCTCACTAATTCAGCAGAGGTTGATAGAATACTATCATCCGTCTATAAAAATGAGATTTAACAGATGAACTCCAGATTTAGCGGAAATATCGTGCTCCTTCTGTGCTCAGCAGGGAAAGGATTCCGGTCCATCAGAATGCCTGGATAATTTTCACGTAAGCAATTTCAAGTGATGTTCACTGTGAAAATTGCTCTGGGAAATGCATTTTATAAGGCGCAGGCCAATTCACTGAGTAAAACCTCTCCGACGAAGTGTCTTGGGTTTTGTTTCTCCCGAATTGGAGCTCAGCACAAGAAAACCCCCACAGAGGTGCAGCCGGTCAGGATGTCTCACCTTATTCCGCAGATCGTCGATGATGGGGTAAAACTTGCTGTAGTCACGGCCGGATCCCGGCACCGTAGAGCCGGGGCCGAATTTCTCGTACCACTGCTTGATTTTGACCTCCAGGTCGGTATTGGCCTCCTCCAGAGCGTGCACCTTGTCCAGGTAGCTCGCCAGGCGGTCGTTGAGGTTCTGCATGGTTTGCTTCTCACCTCCAGAGAAAAGGCCGCCATCCCCAGCGCCGCCACCGAAGCCGCCACCGGCACCGCCACCGACCCCGCCGCCGTACGTATAAAATCCTCCACTAGCCCCAGCGCTGTGTCCTCCGCCGGCACCTCCGCCAAATCCTCCCCCAGCACCTCCGCCAAAGCCACCTCCGTAACCTCCTACGACCGAGCTCCCGCATCCGCCGCCGAAGCTCCCTCCAAATCCGCCACCGGCTCCCCCACCCATCCTGCAGCTGCCGGCTCCTCCGGATCCGTAGGCCGAGCCTCCCCCCATGCCGCACCGGCTCCCGCTGCTGAAGCTGCTTCCTCCGCCGGACACTCGGACAGATCCGCTCCCCCCGGACCGGGCGGCCGCTCTAGCGAGGCAGGACATGGTGCTTCAGTCGCGGTTGGATTTGTCCCGGTGGAAAAGAGCGAGAATGAAGAGTGTTTCGATCTGACAGCTTTCGTGTCTTTTTATACACCATTTTAGGGTGTTTCTTTTCAGTATgtcacgtcttaatccccgttgttaTTTGCTAATCCATAATTGGATAATTTCTTCTCGGTAAACCTACTCTACTGGCTCCATTTCTGAAGCTAGGTCAGAGCTCGAGGGCGTTTACTGTatcgggaagggaaagaagggtggAGCAAAGCAAAAAATTTCAAGATTATGTATTTAATCCTACATATTTTGATGATCAATCATTTCTAGTCCTAAATGAATTTCATTAAATTTGCTTCATGGCCTTCCAACTTAAAAGAaagtagtcccagctctgcaggaAATCGCATGAAACAGTCTCAAACGCGATGATGAATTCCCTCGTCAGACACATCTTTCTGGTCCACGTTTCCCTGAGGAACGATTAGGTCAAGGATTAATGTTGGCAGAGATGCCAGTTTTTCATTCTGAGAGTGGGGACCAAAACGAGGAGGGACTTTTAAGGGGTTAGCAAGTGGAATGGGGCTTGGTAGTTGCAGGAAGCCTTCGGAAGAACTAGAGCGTTTGAAAGAACCTATTTTAGATGCTCTCAGCCTGGCTTGGGAGCTCTGAGATCTTGTTGGAGATCTGTGGCGAGAGGGGCTGGGAGCTGAGCCCAGACCGCCGtgttgggaaatcaatcaatcaattaatagtattgaaTGAGCACTTCTTCGGCGCAGAACCCCGTAGCTCTTAGGAGTGTACATTATagtcggtaggcacgatccccggcttcaaggatcttacaacctagtaggggagagagagagacgctaaattacaagtaggggcaGGCAACGGAGTTTGAAGGTAGGTTCCTAAGTACTACTAGATGGGGCGTGGGAGGAGAGAAGCGCCGAGGTGATACCCAAGTCCCAAAGTGATAGTGGCGGAGGAAATAACGTAAGGAGGTGGAAATcattcggggaaggcttcctggaagaaacgccatttcaacaaggctttgaaactggggagagcagtggcggGCCGAACGGGAGAGCGGAGGAAGTTCCAGACGGGAAGGAGGGCCCGAGTGAGAAGTcggtgatgagagagatgagaaggaagcacagtgaatagtttggctggagaggatgcgggtgaagtgggaaaggagtgaggataagtagcggCAAGATAGGTGAATGAGTCCCTTAAAGCCAACGGTTGGGACCTCACGGGTGGGAGGCGACAGCCCCCATCGCCCCTGTGAAGTCGACACCTGTGAATGTTAgtcccatcgatcaatcaatcagagctatttattgagctctgatacgtgcagaaactgtactgagccggcacaatgcaacagagttctctgcccacagtgagcttacgtccAGAGGACGATTAATCTTCTAACCTCCCGGTGGTTTCAAATCGTATTTACCTTTCAGTAGATTCAAACTGGGGCGGAGGTTCCCGGTTTTCCTGTTGGCGAAGTGATTGGTTCTTTACTGACCCTTCGAAGGGAAAGCAGATTTCCGGACCAGTTTCCAAGAGGCAAGGCCAGTTTAAATCTGGGCAGTTCATTAGAGTGCAGAAACCTGCAAGTCCCCAAATGTCATAGTTCACTCCACGTGCATCTCCTCAGAGAGATTGTTTTCGGCCCTTTGTGTTTTAGGATCCTTGCAGAGATGAGAATCGGGGAGAGGATCCACTCTGGGCCCCCAGATGTTGAGAGTTCATCAGCTAGCTGCCGGGGTCCACACTCCTGGACTCTTCCTTGTTTGCCTACTGGCCGGTTCTCCTCAGAAACCGGGCCCGATACTATCTTTAGCGCATTTTTTGGTACTGGCTGAGTGAACGATTCAGTTTGGAAAACCTGGAGAATCTACATGTTTCTACAACCTAATGGAATCTACTTCATTAGGGGGATTTGCGACAGATGGCAGGGGGATTATAACCAAATCAACTTGGGGAGAACAAAGTGCATtaggtggggcttggaggggtttAGATCTGTAAGAATGCCCCTTGGTGAAAGATTTCTCATTGACCTGGAGGACGTCCAGTTGACCGCTTCTTTCTGGGGCTCCGCTCGGCCCCGGGAACTTCGCCGCCAGCCTCCCTGGTCTCCGGGGGTGGGCGTAAGCCCCCTGGTGCGGCGGCAGGGTGGAGACTGGAAAAGTCTAAAATGCTACTCGTCACTTAGGCGGATGGGCTGGTGTCAGCCTCTGGGGTAAACACCAAGGTGGAAATAATGGCCCACAGCTCTGGAAACATTCTCGTCTGCCTGAAGTAATCCTCGCTAATGAAAGCTCGGCACGGAAAGTTAGGTTTGTCCCATATTGGCGTGGTCACGGACAGGGCAGATTTCTTGGAGTTTTTCGGGGAAATTTTTATTAAGGTCAGAAGGCAGCCAGGACCGGTTAAGGTTTCTCCAAGCCATGACTGTCCTCTTCTCTCTAACCTAACCCTAAtgctattactaatgataattatgtaatttattaagtgcttactacctgccaaaacactttgctaagtgctgggaaagaccaGACGTGGTTCTTTTCCCACTCAGGGCTTACATTTTAAGAAGTAAGCGGAGTGGGTGTCTGATCCCCGATTTTTTCAGATGTGGAAATTAAAGACcagagaggataaatgacttgctcaagatcacgcagcagacagggctGGACCAGGACCCTGATCTCTTGACTCTCATCCCGatcaacaaataccgtgaaagaAGGAATGCAAGATGTTTTGCAAGCtataaatttatttatctatttatttatattaatgtctgtctccccctctagactgtgctccataaatacgattggatgaacgagtgaatgaacgaaatgTTCAGCAGGGAGTAATCCTCCCAACTCCCTGATGAAGTAGGTTAAAAAAAAGTGCATGAAAGATGATAATTTGTTGATTATGCAACTCTACTCCTCCCCAGAGCTACAGTAAAATCAAAAGAATCTCCAGTGCTAATCATTGCAAGGTATTCCATGGCTGATGATGGCTCATTAAGTTCGTCTGCTCGCTGTCTGTGCTTCTTAGGTGACCTTTTGTGCTGCTTCCATCTCCCAGTACTTGGGATgtttcaatcatttaatcagtaatcagtggtatttatgaggccTATCGTCATCATTctcgattgtattcattgagcgcttactgtgtgctgaactaagcacttgggaaactgcacTAGAGTAGATAGGCCCAACTGCTGCCCTCCAGGACCTTTCAATCTAGTAGAAGATACAGATGCTTAGAagaaagcaaaggaaaaaaaagagagtaaACAAGGAGGCCAagaatgaaaaaagggagagaagaagaagtggaagaaaaggttaTACATCGAAGGCGAAATgaggaagaaagtggaaaaaaatattAGGCTCAGTTCTCCCGTAAAAACTGCCTGGGATGCTGTCAAAAGGCCCACCCCACTGTCACCGCCTGATGAACTCTAGCTTTTCAAGCTTAATATCCAAATTTATCTTAAGCTGCGGTAGAATCTTGAGAGCCATCTCTGGTAGTTACAAAAGGAAAATTGATATCGGGGGAATAAAATGAAGAGGTTTTTAAGATTAGTTTTCATTTGCATCTTGAGAGATGAAGAGTGAAAAGCTTTCTCTTACAAATTAGAGTCAGAGAAAGGAACAGTTAAATGGTAGTTGAAAACCCAGGTTACTTATCGAATAGCTAGTTTGAGAACTTGTGTGAGGGTGAGGATTGCGATCTTTTGAGGAACTCTTCTTTGCAGTTCAATTTACCGTGGGTTCTCTTGGCTTCTGCCGAAATCCCCAAGCAACGTAATAGTGGtattaattatatttatcgagttgTTACTGAGTCCAGTCAATGAAACAGTACGGTGAAAGATACAACAGAAATcccaagacacgttccctgcctagaggtagcttacactctaacaagggagacaaacagaaggtaataaggttgatatttgttaagcgcttactaggtgcagagcactgttctaagcgctgggggagataccgggtcatcaggttgtcccacgtgaggctcacagtctgaatccccattttacagatgaggtaactgaggcccagagaagtgaagtgactcgcccacagtcacacagctgacaagtggcagagtggggattcgaacccatgccctctgactcccacgcccgggctctttccgctgagccacgtttaCAAGCAAAGAAGGAACTTAATGCTTAGATGTTTTTTTAAGCTGTTGGGCCACAGATGAAGCATCGAAGAAATGCATTAagtcattttatggtatttgctaagcacttattctgcgccaggcactggatttaagtgctggggaaagtacaagctaatcaggttgcacaaggtccacgttccacatgggctcgcagtcttaatccccattttacaaatgaggtaactgaggcatagagcgggtaagtgacttgtccaaggtctccagcagacaggtggcagatttcGGATtagcccaggtctgtgctctaaccactaggccgtgctgcttctgggtCTCATACGTTTCATAGGTTTCCCTGGCTCTCTGATCTCATACTTTCTCCCATCTCTGGGGTATCTGTCCTCGGATGTCCCGCCGCCGCCTCAAACGCAGCTTGTCAAAAACCAAAGTCGTTTTCCTTCATCACTGTCCATATTTATTCAAAACCTTCTGCATGCAGAGCGATGAATGATGTGCTCGGGAGTTTGCgttcagggagctcacaatcagtGACCCTACCAGCCCCCCTGGCTAAAAGCCCGCAACCTAGGAGTTACTTTTGACTTTTTCCTCTCATTTACGTTTTGCATTCTATCCATCATGTAGTCTTGACTATTCTTCAACTGTATTTTATGATTGGGCTCTCCCGCTCCACCGCTACATTTTCAGCTTTAGAATCCataaatctgtagtatttattaagcatccagtacatgcagatcactgtacagagtgtttgggagagtacaagagaggtgaaagacaaaatccctgaacacaaggagtttacgatctgtTTTGGAAGACCAACGTCGAATAATATACAAAGAAGTCGAAGATGCGTTCGGAGTCTGTGAATATGTGTGAAAACGTGATGAGAAGTAGTGAGTAAAAGTGCGGAATACTGAGATGATAGTGGAGAAGATATgactggggaagaagaagaagaaaaattagcTGTATTaattatattgataataatgatggtatttgttaagcgtttactatgcgcaaagccctgttctaagcgctgggggggatacagggggatcaggctgtcccatgtggggctcacagtctcaatccccatttcacagatgaaggaactgaggcacagagaagttaagtgacttgcccacagctgacaagcggcggagccacgattagaacccatgacctctgactcccaagcccgggctctttccactgagtcacgagtgattactatgtgcagagctctgtactaaacgcttgggagagtgacgtATAGCAGTTGGgttgacacgtttcctgcccacaacaagttcagagTCGTTCGCAGTTGTACACAGTAGTTCACGGtccagagggaggcagacattaatgtagataaataaattacggatacgtacgtaaCTGATGTGGGGCGgcgggtgggggtgaataaagggggcaaatccaagtataaggacaatgcagaagtgagaggaagtagaggaaatgagggtttagttggggaaggcctcttggaggagatgagattttaatgcGCGGGGTCAAGGACGCCCTGGCTCCAGGAGTGAGACGCGAGCTTCCTGAggtaggtgggatt includes:
- the LOC100091681 gene encoding keratin, type I cytoskeletal 24-like, whose amino-acid sequence is MSCLARAAARSGGSGSVRVSGGGSSFSSGSRCGMGGGSAYGSGGAGSCRMGGGAGGGFGGSFGGGCGSSVVGGYGGGFGGGAGGGFGGGAGGGHSAGASGGFYTYGGGVGGGAGGGFGGGAGDGGLFSGGEKQTMQNLNDRLASYLDKVHALEEANTDLEVKIKQWYEKFGPGSTVPGSGRDYSKFYPIIDDLRNKIMAATIDNAGMVLQIDNARLAADDFRLKYENELYLRQSVEADINGLRKVLDDLTMTRSDLEMEIESLTEELAYLKKNHEEELKGMQGSSGGDVTVEMNAAPGTDLTKLLNDMRAQYEALAEQNRKEAEDQFNKQSASLHAQISTDVGAASSAKSEITELKRTLQALQIELQSLMTMKSSLEGTLAETESGYVMQLSQIQHQISSLEEQICQIRGETECQNAEYEQLLNIKTRLEMEIETYRRLLDGEAGGSGLASSSTSSSLGGGSRSSVVVDSRVGQGRDANKTRVTKTIVEELVDGKVVSSQVSNVSEMKVK